A single window of Hyla sarda isolate aHylSar1 chromosome 2, aHylSar1.hap1, whole genome shotgun sequence DNA harbors:
- the LOC130357342 gene encoding DNA damage-regulated autophagy modulator protein 1-like, protein MEIQGLGFLLLLWVTWNLLGLSTLVTLTIARGHNRQPLISYTAIGYPEWIIYKVVFFGAPIIGVAIAYLQYRFMFLCSEPSAKHFRIYQKILFTLGCIGCIGTALNAVFTVRNNRTIHRISSGTAFFCGAIYNMCQAGFLYKRSYSSRIVCHIRLAVTLVTSVVLLLFGAGQVSFYTELCTGHCRAIINVPVLVAEYLGFCGVTLYQVTNYTDFQHLSLKISRIDFNVSLRTKIPDPEQNHPVE, encoded by the coding sequence ATGGAGATCCAGGGATTAGGGTTCTTGCTTCTCCTTTGGGTCACATGGAACCTTTTGGGCCTCAGCACTCTTGTCACCTTGACCATCGCCCGAGGACATAACAGACAGCCGTTAATCAGTTACACGGCTATAGGATATCCTGAGTGGATAATATATAAGGTTGTGTTCTTTGGGGCACCCATCATAGGAGTTGCCATCGCCTACCTGCAGTACCGATTTATGTTCCTGTGCTCTGAACCATCTGCAAAGCATTTTAGGATTTACCAGAAGATCTTGTTTACCTTAGGATGCATCGGGTGCATAGGAACAGCCCTGAATGCCGTATTTACTGTTAGGAACAATCGTACAATACACAGGATCAGCTCAGGTACGGCATTTTTTTGTGGAGCCATATACAATATGTGCCAAGCTGGATTCCTTTACAAAAGGTCATACAGCAGCCGGATTGTTTGCCATATAAGGCTGGCCGTCACCTTAGTGACTTCTGTGGTGCTGCTGCTCTTCGGTGCCGGTCAGGTTTCCTTCTATACGGAGCTGTGCACCGGACACTGCAGGGCGATTATCAATGTCCCCGTCCTGGTGGCTGAATACCTGGGATTCTGCGGTGTCACCTTATACCAAGTGACCAACTACACAGATTTCCAGCATCTGTCATTGAAGATTTCCAGAATAGACTTTAACGTCAGCCTGAGGACCAAGATACCGGACCCGGAACAGAACCATCCTGTAGAATAG